The following is a genomic window from uncultured Draconibacterium sp..
AGAGGATTTAATTTTAACAAACAGAGATGAGCGAAATTGAAAAAAATGAACTCCAAAACACAGGCAAAGGAAGCTATGGAGCAGATAGTATTCAGGTGCTTGAAGGATTGGAAGCAGTAAGAAAAAGGCCGTCGATGTACATTGGCGACACCAACGAAAAAGGGTTGCACCATTTGGTATACGAAGTGGTTGACAACTCGATCGACGAAGCATTGGCCGGTTACTGTAGCAACATTGAAGTTATTATTCATGAAGATAATTCCATCACAGTAAAGGATGATGGACGAGGTATTCCCACCGAAAAACATACTAAAGAAAATAAATCGGCGCTGGAAGTTGTAATGACAGTACTACACGCCGGTGGAAAATTCGATAAAGATTCGTACAAAGTATCGGGTGGTTTGCACGGTGTAGGTGTATCGTGTGTTAACGCACTTTCTACCTACCTGAAAGCAGAAGTACACCGCGAAGGGAAAATTTATGTACAGGAATATTCGGCCGGAAAACCAAAAGCTGATGTTCAGGTTGTTGGCGAAACCGACAAAACCGGAACACAAGTAACATTTGTACCCGACGGAAGCATTTTCCTTACTACAGAATACAAATACGAAATTCTGGCGGCTCGTTTGCGCGAGCTGGCTTTCCTGAATGCAGGAATCAAGCTGAAGATTACTGACAAACGTGTTGTAGAAGAAGACGGCTCGTTTAAATCAGAAGATTATTTTTCGGAAGCAGGATTGAAAGAATTTGTTGAATACCTTGACGGTACACGTGAAAAACTGATTGAGGAAGTTGTACACATTACCACCGAAAAAAATGATATTCCGGTAGAAATTGCACTGCAGTACAACACTTCATTCTCCGAAAATATTCATTCGTATGTAAATAACATTAATACGATTGAAGGAGGAACGCATTTAACTGGTTTTAGACGGGGTTTAACACGTACCTTGAAAAATTATGCAGATCAAAGCGGAATGCTCGCAAAACTGAAATTTGACATCAGTGGTGACGATTTCCGTGAAGGATTGACTGCAATTATTTCAGTTAAGGTTCAGGAACCACAATTCGAAGGACAGACCAAAACAAAGCTGGGTAACTCCGAAGTTAGTTTGTCAGTTGATCAGGCAACCAGCGAAGCACTGCAAAATTACCTGGAAGAAAATCCAAAGGCAGCCAAACAGATTGTACAAAAAGTAATTCTGGCAGCTCAGGCCCGTCATGCAGCGCGTAAAGCCCGTGAAATGGTGCAACGTAAAAACGCACTTTCAGGAGGAGGTTTGCCGGGAAAACTGAGCGACTGCTCTGAAAAAGATCCAGCTCAATGCGAAGTATTCCTTGTCGAGGGAGACTCGGCGGGTGGTACGGCCAAACAAGGCCGCGACCGCAGAACACAAGCCATTCTTCCACTGCGTGGTAAAATTCTGAATGTGGAAAAAGCCATGCAGCACAAGATCTTCGAAAACGAAGAGATCAAAAATATATTTACTGCTTTGGGGGTTACCATTGGAACTGAAGAAGACTCTAAGGCTCTGAATATGGCAAAATTAAGATATCATAAGATTGTGATTATGACGGATGCCGACGTGGACGGTAGCCACATCGCAACATTGATTATGACTTTCTTTTTCCGCTACATGAACGACCTGATAAAAAAAGGCCACGTTTATATTGCCACTCCACCTCTTTATTTAATTAAAAAAGGGAAAAGAGAATCGTATGCCTGGAATGAAAAACAGCGCCTTGAGCTGATTGAAGAGTGGGCCGATGGTAACGAAAGTGCTGTGCATACTCAACGATACAAAGGTTTGGGAGAGATGAATGCCGAGCAGCTTTGGTCAACTACCATGAATCCTGAGCAACGTACTTTGCAACAGGTAACTATTGACAACGCTGCTGAAGCCGATCATATTTTCTCCATGCTCATGGGCGATGATGTTCCACCTCGCCGTAAGTTTATTGAGGACCACGCTACCTACGCAAACATTGATGCGTAATAAGTTTGAAGAACAAATAGCGCAGCGAGGGATTCCCCACTGCTGCTAATTTTTATAAAATATTGAGTTAAAATCCGGGATTGTATCCCGGATTTTTTCGCTCTTCTAATTACCCGAAATATGAACATCTGTGTTTTCTGCTCATCAAGCAATGCTATAAACGAAAAGTACTTTGAGGCCGCACAAAATCTGGGCGAGATAATTGGTAAAGGCGGCCATAGTTTAATAAATGGTGGTGCCAATGTTGGCCTGATGGAAACGGCTACCATCGCTGCCAGCAAAGCAGGTGCAAAAACAGTGGGCATTATTCCCGAAAAGATGATCGGCAGGTCGCTGGCCTCCAACAACTCGCACGAAGTAATAATTACCACCGATATGATGGAGCGGAAAGCAAAAATGCGCGATATGTCGGATGCCTTTATTGCATTGCCCGGTGGTTTCGGAACATTGGAAGAAATACTGGAGGTTATTACACTACGTCAACTCTCCTACCACCATAAACCAATTGTTTTTGTTAATACCAATAATTTTTTCGACCATCTGTTTAAACAATTTGAGCTCTCGTATGTCGAATTATTTGCAAAGGATGTTTACCGAAAATTATATTTTGTAACCGAGACACCGGAAGAAGCGATGAAATACATAGAAAATTACGAAGAAGTAGAGCTTGATTCAAAATGGTTTAAGGTACCCGAAAAATAATTGGTTGAATTTGTAATTATCAATACGATAAATTGTCGTATTATTTGCAGGTTCTGTCAAGCATACTGACATAATTACAGTTGTAACCGATTTTATTTTCACTTTTTAACACTACAAGTAATTGCGTGTTAAATTATGCAAAATAGCGGCAAACACTGGTAGGCAAGCAAAACAGTGGCAATAAATTTGCGTTCTTATTTACCATAGAAAACAAGAACGTTTTAAAAATTTTAAGTTATGAAAAGAGTAGGAAGAATTTCGCTGACATTTTTACTTGTTATAGCAGGTGCCTTTGTAGGAGTTTGGGCTTACAGCACTTTTTTCGACAAGCCACAGGTTGTAACAGTAAAAGAAGAGCAAGCAGCACAATTTGTTAATTACCCAGCAGACAGTGAACAACAGTTACCCGATTTAACTTTTGCCGCCGAAAAATCAATTCATGCGGTAGTTCATATTGCCACAAAATCAGTTCGTACTGGTCAGTGGTCAAGCGGGAATCCACTATTAGATGAGTTTTTTGGTCTGCAAAGGCAACAGCCACAAGTGAGACAAGGATTTGGATCAGGTGTTATTATGTCGAAAGACGGATATATTATTACCAATAACCACGTAATTGAAGATGCACAGGAAATTAAAGTAATATTAAACGACAAACGCGAATTTGATGCACGTTTAGTTGGTACTGATCCATCAACCGATATTGCCCTGTTAAAAGTTGACGCAGAAGATTTACCCTATTTAACTTATGGTAATTCTGATAATCTGAAACTTGGTGAATGGGTTTTGGCCGTTGGTAACCCTTTTAACCTAACATCAACAGTAACTGCAGGTATTATTAGCTCGCAGGGACGAAATCTGGGAATTAATCAGGATCAGTATCGAATCGAGTCATTTATTCAAACCGATGCGGCAGTAAACCCAGGAAATAGTGGAGGAGCACTGGTAAATCAACAAGGAAACCTGGTTGGTATTAACACAGCAATTGCCTCTCGTACGGGTTCATACTCTGGATATTCTTTTGCCGTACCTGTTTCGATTGTAAAAAAAGTTGTTAAAGATTTAATGGAATTTGGAGAGGTACAACGTGCATTACTCGGCGTAAATATTGGCGATGTTGATGCAGAAATTGCTGAAAAACTGAACCTTGATAAAGTGGAAGGTGTTTATATAGGTGGAGTCGTTGAGAACGGAGCTGCCAACGAAGCTGGCATAAAAGAAAAAGATGTAATCATCAGTGTTGATGGAGACAAAGTAAAAACAGCAGCCGAGCTACAGGAAAAAGTTAGTCAGTACCGTCCAGGCGACAATGTAGATATTGTTGTAATTAGAGACAATGAAAAGAAACAATTTACCGTTACCTTGCGTAACAAACATGGTGACACTGAAATAGTACGCGACAATGTAACCGTACTTGGTGCCGAGTTTGAAGCAGTAAGTAACAGTGTTAAAGAAGATTTGGGAATCAGAAATGGAATAATGATAACCAATCTTGAGAAAGGAAAACTTAAAGATGCTGGTCTCAAAAAAGGTTTTATTATTACTTCGGTAAACAAAAAACCCATTTACGAGGCATCAGATTTTAAGAGAGAAGTTGGAAATGCGAGAGGGGGAATTCTGGTTGAAGGTGTTTACCCGAATGGTGAATCAGCATACTATGTTTTTGGGGTTGAACGTTAACATTCAAAGAACACAACCTTTAACTTTGTATTAATTACAAAATAGGATGCGCTTTCTCCTTGACCATTAGATATTAATGTTCTATATTTGCACGATTTTTTAAGGATTATATATGAGACAACTAAAGATCACAAAGTCGATCACTAACCGTGAAAGTGCCTCTTTAGATAAGTATTTGCAGGAAATTGGTAAAGAAGAGCTGATTACTGTAGAGGAAGAAGTGGAGTTAGCACAGCGGATTAAAAAGGGCGATCAGGCAGCTTTGGAGAAACTTACAAGAGCAAACCTTCGATTTGTAGTATCGGTGGCAAAGCAGTACCAAAATCAGGGACTAAGCTTACCCGACTTAATTAACGAAGGAAACCTTGGTTTGATTAAAGCAGCTGAGAAGTTCGATGAAACTCGCGGTTTTAAATTCATTTCTTACGCAGTATGGTGGATTCGCCAATCTATTCTTCAAGCGCTCGCTGAGCAGTCGCGTATAGTTCGTTTGCCCCTGAACCAGGTCGGTTCCTTGAATAAGATCAATAAGGCTTATTCAAAATTTGAGCAAGAACACGAACGTAAACCGTCGCCTGAAGAGTTAGCTGAAACATTAGAGCTACCTGCTGATAAGGTTTCTGATACATTAAGAGTATCGGGAAGACATGTATCGGTTGATGCACCATTTGTTGATGGTGAAGATAACAGTCTTCTTGACGTATTGGTAAACAACGATTCGCCAAATGCCGACAAGAGCCTTATCAACGAATCTTTGGCTAGAGAAATTTTTCGCGCATTAGCAACTTTGACTGAGCGAGAAAGTGACATCATCAAACTGTTTTTTGGCATAGGGTGCCAGGAAATGACATTAGAGGAAATCGGTGAACGATTTGGATTAACCCGTGAAAGGGTAAGGCAGATAAAAGAAAAGGCTATCAGACGATTAAGACATACATCGCGTAGCAAATTATTAAAATCATATCTGGGCTAAGAAGAAAAAAGAAAGGTTGTCATTACAAAATGGCAACCTTTTTTATTTAGTCAAGTGGAATCTCAATAACATCAGGTTTGTCCCCCTCCCCCGCATCATTTTTCTCAACACCATCCTTCTCTTCTTCTCCATTATTCTTATTTGTACTTTTACTTGCAATTAATGCCCAGGCCATAATTAAACTTGTAGCAATAATTACAACAAATAATACCGCTGCTTCAAACCTCTCAGCTCTTAACGATTCAGGAATTGCGAAAAACAAAAGAATGGTAATAAGTCCCTTTGGGGCTATAAATGTTTGTGGTAGAGGTGAATCTTTTCGCTCAACAACATAGAACAACCCAAACCGTAAAATGTAGGTAACTACCAGAAAGATAACGCTAATCAGCCAAACCTTCCAACTAAACAGCGAAGCCAGTGGTAAGGTCATTCCAAAAACTACAAAGAAAAAGGTACGTACTAAAAATGCTGTTTCTTTGGTAATCATTTTAAACTGATCGAAAACACTATCAATTCGT
Proteins encoded in this region:
- the gyrB gene encoding DNA topoisomerase (ATP-hydrolyzing) subunit B codes for the protein MSEIEKNELQNTGKGSYGADSIQVLEGLEAVRKRPSMYIGDTNEKGLHHLVYEVVDNSIDEALAGYCSNIEVIIHEDNSITVKDDGRGIPTEKHTKENKSALEVVMTVLHAGGKFDKDSYKVSGGLHGVGVSCVNALSTYLKAEVHREGKIYVQEYSAGKPKADVQVVGETDKTGTQVTFVPDGSIFLTTEYKYEILAARLRELAFLNAGIKLKITDKRVVEEDGSFKSEDYFSEAGLKEFVEYLDGTREKLIEEVVHITTEKNDIPVEIALQYNTSFSENIHSYVNNINTIEGGTHLTGFRRGLTRTLKNYADQSGMLAKLKFDISGDDFREGLTAIISVKVQEPQFEGQTKTKLGNSEVSLSVDQATSEALQNYLEENPKAAKQIVQKVILAAQARHAARKAREMVQRKNALSGGGLPGKLSDCSEKDPAQCEVFLVEGDSAGGTAKQGRDRRTQAILPLRGKILNVEKAMQHKIFENEEIKNIFTALGVTIGTEEDSKALNMAKLRYHKIVIMTDADVDGSHIATLIMTFFFRYMNDLIKKGHVYIATPPLYLIKKGKRESYAWNEKQRLELIEEWADGNESAVHTQRYKGLGEMNAEQLWSTTMNPEQRTLQQVTIDNAAEADHIFSMLMGDDVPPRRKFIEDHATYANIDA
- a CDS encoding TIGR00730 family Rossman fold protein — its product is MNICVFCSSSNAINEKYFEAAQNLGEIIGKGGHSLINGGANVGLMETATIAASKAGAKTVGIIPEKMIGRSLASNNSHEVIITTDMMERKAKMRDMSDAFIALPGGFGTLEEILEVITLRQLSYHHKPIVFVNTNNFFDHLFKQFELSYVELFAKDVYRKLYFVTETPEEAMKYIENYEEVELDSKWFKVPEK
- a CDS encoding Do family serine endopeptidase; the encoded protein is MKRVGRISLTFLLVIAGAFVGVWAYSTFFDKPQVVTVKEEQAAQFVNYPADSEQQLPDLTFAAEKSIHAVVHIATKSVRTGQWSSGNPLLDEFFGLQRQQPQVRQGFGSGVIMSKDGYIITNNHVIEDAQEIKVILNDKREFDARLVGTDPSTDIALLKVDAEDLPYLTYGNSDNLKLGEWVLAVGNPFNLTSTVTAGIISSQGRNLGINQDQYRIESFIQTDAAVNPGNSGGALVNQQGNLVGINTAIASRTGSYSGYSFAVPVSIVKKVVKDLMEFGEVQRALLGVNIGDVDAEIAEKLNLDKVEGVYIGGVVENGAANEAGIKEKDVIISVDGDKVKTAAELQEKVSQYRPGDNVDIVVIRDNEKKQFTVTLRNKHGDTEIVRDNVTVLGAEFEAVSNSVKEDLGIRNGIMITNLEKGKLKDAGLKKGFIITSVNKKPIYEASDFKREVGNARGGILVEGVYPNGESAYYVFGVER
- a CDS encoding RNA polymerase sigma factor RpoD/SigA; this encodes MRQLKITKSITNRESASLDKYLQEIGKEELITVEEEVELAQRIKKGDQAALEKLTRANLRFVVSVAKQYQNQGLSLPDLINEGNLGLIKAAEKFDETRGFKFISYAVWWIRQSILQALAEQSRIVRLPLNQVGSLNKINKAYSKFEQEHERKPSPEELAETLELPADKVSDTLRVSGRHVSVDAPFVDGEDNSLLDVLVNNDSPNADKSLINESLAREIFRALATLTERESDIIKLFFGIGCQEMTLEEIGERFGLTRERVRQIKEKAIRRLRHTSRSKLLKSYLG